GGTCGCGTTCAGCCGGCCGTAGCGTATGTTGTCGCGGATCGTGCCGCTGAACAGGTGCGGCGTCTGCAGCACCATGCCGATGCGGCTGTGGATGCCGTGCAGCGTGAAATCTGTATAGTCCGTGCCGCCGATCCTGATCTGCCCGCTGCACGGTTCATAGAACCGGCACAACAGGTTGACGATCGTCGACTTGCCGCCGCCCGTCGCCCCGACCAGCGCCACCGTCTCACCCTGCTTGATCTTCAGGCTGAAGTCCTTCAGCACCGGCTTGGCCGGATCGTAGTAGAAGTCGACATGGTCGAATTCGATCTCGCCGATCAGCGTGCCGGGATCGGCCGCTGTGGGCTTATCGACCACCTCGGGTTCGGCATCCAGCAGCGAGAACATCCGCTCCGCGCTCGCAATTGCATGCTGCAGGTCGGCATAAACCCGCGCAATATCCTGAACCGGCCACATCATGAACGTGATGTACGCCACGAACGCCTGGATACCGCCGATAGTCAGCAGACCCGTACTCACCTGCCAGCCGCCGTACCACGCAACTGCGCCGACTGCGACCGCGCTGATGATCTGCACCGTCGGCAGGAACAGCGCCGACAGGAACGCGGCACGGTAAGCCGAGCGGTGGTAGCTGTGCGTCAGGTTGCTGAATTCCGAGAGGTTCTTGTTCTCGCGGCGCATCGACTTGATGACCCGCACGCCGGTGATGCTCTCGTTGTACTCGCCGGAAATCATCGAGTTCAGCTTACGCACATCACGGTACTCGACCAGGATGCGCTGCTTGAACCACACCGCAATGTAGATGATCACAGGCATAATCGTCGCCACGATCAGCGCCAGCTGCCAGCTGATGGTCGCCATGAAAATCAGCGACATCGTGATATTTGTGATCGCCCACGTCACGTCCAGGAAACCCCACGTCAGCACGTTCGAAACGCGCTCCGGGTCGCTCGTCAGGCGCGACATGATCCAGCCGACTGGCTTGCGGTCGTAGTAGCTGAACGACAGCCGCTGCAGGTGCTCGAACATCCGCTTGCGCAGGTCATACTGCACGCGGTGGCCCAGGATGCCGCACACGTAGATGAACGTGAAGACCATCCCGGCGAAAAAGAACATCAGCCCGACATACTGCGCGACCAGTCCCAGCAGGATGTCCGGATTGTTTGCGATGATACCGTCGTCCACAATCTGCATCGTCAGCCGCGTAAAGTACGACTCCAGCAGGCTGACGCCGAAGCTGCACGCCAGGAACACGGCCACCGCTCGTCTGTATGGTTTTAGCTGCCCGAGCAAACGGCGGATCGTGCTGCCGTTTAGCTGGGAGCTGAACTCCTCTTCCTCAAAGCGCTCGCCGTCGCTCATAGATTGATTTCCTTTGCCAGTTCGTCGTCAATGCGAGATTGCATGTCGAAAATGCTGTGATAAAAGCCGTCCTGCCCGATCAGTTCCTCGTGCGTACCGTGCTGCACGATGTGTCCGTCGTCGAAGACGATGATCTTGTTCGCGCTCATTACCGTCTGCACGCGGTGGGCGATGATAAATGCCGTTCTTCCCGGTAGCAGCGCCTTGATCGAGTCGCGGATCGCGGCCTCCGTCTCGCTGTCCACCGAAGACGTCGCATCGTCGA
Above is a window of Candidatus Flexicrinis proximus DNA encoding:
- a CDS encoding ABC transporter ATP-binding protein, with product MSDGERFEEEEFSSQLNGSTIRRLLGQLKPYRRAVAVFLACSFGVSLLESYFTRLTMQIVDDGIIANNPDILLGLVAQYVGLMFFFAGMVFTFIYVCGILGHRVQYDLRKRMFEHLQRLSFSYYDRKPVGWIMSRLTSDPERVSNVLTWGFLDVTWAITNITMSLIFMATISWQLALIVATIMPVIIYIAVWFKQRILVEYRDVRKLNSMISGEYNESITGVRVIKSMRRENKNLSEFSNLTHSYHRSAYRAAFLSALFLPTVQIISAVAVGAVAWYGGWQVSTGLLTIGGIQAFVAYITFMMWPVQDIARVYADLQHAIASAERMFSLLDAEPEVVDKPTAADPGTLIGEIEFDHVDFYYDPAKPVLKDFSLKIKQGETVALVGATGGGKSTIVNLLCRFYEPCSGQIRIGGTDYTDFTLHGIHSRIGMVLQTPHLFSGTIRDNIRYGRLNATDAEVEEAAKIAGAHAFISTLEKGYEEEVGEGGILLSVGQKQLLSLARAVLADPEIFIMDEATSSVDTLTEALIQQGMDHVMKGRTSFVIAHRLSTIKRADKIVVIADGKITEMGSHAELLRRKGYYYNLYTQQFRQELERSYDEVFKIKSGARDIEDELEKATA